A portion of the Enterobacter sp. SA187 genome contains these proteins:
- a CDS encoding sugar kinase codes for MVRIVCVGITVMDRIYNVEALPTEGGKYVAHHYREVGGGPAATAAVAAAKLGAQVDFIGRTGDDDTGDKLLAELESLGVNTRFCRRVKNASSSQSAVLVDAQGERIIINYPGPDLPPDADWLDALDFSQWDLVLADVRWHDGAKRAFTLAKQAGVTTLLDGDVTPQKIDDLVALSDHAVFSAPGLRRFSGLDDPLAGLEYARTVTDGQVYVTSGAQGCHFMTGAEHHHQPGFCVDVADTTGAGDVFHGALAFSLAQQQPINDAVRFASGVAALKCTRPGGRDGIPDCDQVRSFLSLYV; via the coding sequence ATGGTGCGTATCGTCTGCGTCGGAATAACCGTGATGGACCGGATCTACAATGTGGAAGCGTTACCCACGGAGGGGGGCAAATATGTGGCGCATCACTATCGGGAAGTGGGCGGCGGCCCGGCGGCTACGGCGGCAGTGGCGGCGGCAAAACTGGGGGCGCAGGTGGACTTTATCGGCCGCACCGGCGATGACGATACTGGCGACAAGCTTCTCGCGGAACTGGAGTCCCTGGGGGTAAACACCCGCTTTTGTCGGCGCGTCAAAAATGCCAGCTCCTCGCAATCTGCCGTGCTGGTGGATGCGCAGGGCGAGCGGATCATCATTAACTATCCCGGCCCGGATCTGCCGCCTGACGCCGACTGGCTGGATGCGCTGGATTTTTCACAATGGGACCTGGTGCTGGCGGATGTACGCTGGCATGACGGGGCGAAACGCGCCTTCACGCTGGCAAAACAGGCCGGGGTAACAACCCTGCTGGATGGCGACGTAACGCCGCAAAAAATTGACGACCTGGTGGCGCTCAGCGATCACGCCGTCTTTTCCGCGCCGGGCCTGCGGCGGTTCTCCGGTCTTGATGATCCGCTGGCCGGGCTGGAGTACGCCCGCACCGTCACTGACGGGCAGGTTTATGTCACCAGCGGGGCGCAGGGCTGTCATTTTATGACCGGCGCTGAACATCATCATCAACCGGGTTTTTGCGTGGATGTGGCGGATACCACCGGTGCGGGCGATGTCTTTCACGGCGCGCTGGCGTTCAGCCTGGCGCAACAGCAGCCCATCAATGATGCCGTCCGCTTCGCCAGCGGCGTGGCGGCGCTCAAATGCACCCGCCCCGGCGGACGGGACGGCATCCCTGATTGTGATCAAGTCCGGTCTTTTTTGTCACTTTATGTATAA
- a CDS encoding DeoR/GlpR family DNA-binding transcription regulator, which translates to MSATELTGNPRHDQLLALIAERGYMNIDELAQLLDVSTQTVRRDIRKLSEQGLITRHHGGAGRASSVVNTAFEEREISLTAEKKAIAEAIADYIPDGSTIFITIGTTVEHIARALLNHNHLRIITNSLRVAHILYKNTRFEVMVPGGTLRPHNSGIIGPHAVSFVEGFRADYLITSLGAIENDGTLLEFDVNEASVARTMMAHSRQILVAVDHTKFTASAAVEIGNVTQATALFTDKAPPQALHSLMKNKQIELILASPDDEM; encoded by the coding sequence ATGAGTGCCACCGAGCTGACCGGCAACCCGCGCCACGATCAACTGCTGGCGTTGATCGCTGAACGCGGTTACATGAACATTGATGAACTGGCGCAACTGCTGGATGTCTCCACGCAGACGGTGCGGCGCGATATTCGCAAGCTCAGCGAGCAGGGTCTGATCACCCGTCATCACGGCGGCGCAGGCCGCGCGTCGAGCGTGGTTAACACGGCCTTTGAAGAGCGGGAAATCTCGCTGACCGCTGAGAAAAAAGCCATCGCCGAAGCCATTGCCGACTATATCCCCGACGGGTCGACCATTTTCATTACCATTGGCACCACGGTGGAACATATCGCGCGGGCGCTGCTCAATCACAACCACCTGCGCATCATCACCAACAGCCTGCGGGTGGCGCATATTCTCTACAAAAATACCCGCTTTGAAGTGATGGTGCCCGGCGGCACGCTGCGGCCGCATAACAGCGGTATTATCGGGCCGCACGCGGTATCCTTTGTGGAAGGGTTTCGCGCCGACTACCTGATCACAAGCCTCGGCGCGATTGAAAACGACGGCACGCTGCTGGAGTTTGACGTCAATGAAGCCAGCGTCGCCCGCACCATGATGGCCCACTCCCGGCAAATCCTGGTGGCGGTGGATCACACCAAATTCACCGCCTCCGCCGCCGTGGAAATTGGCAACGTCACCCAGGCCACGGCACTCTTTACCGACAAAGCCCCGCCGCAGGCGCTGCACAGCCTGATGAAAAACAAGCAAATCGAGCTGATCCTCGCCTCGCCGGACGATGAGATGTAA
- a CDS encoding sulfite exporter TauE/SafE family protein — MDFFSLFTPDGVMLETGAVLIVVAVMFLYTFVGICAGFGGGLTAMPLITMVLPLKMAAPMSVMVGTATALYATWLSRKETDWKSALVLIVFSLAGIPVGLYALSFLPDHIMKIGLGAFIILYSFYSLFIPRLPVYDKRWIAAPMGAIAGALGAAFSTNGPPVVMYGMLRNLAPAAFRGTLNAFFTANNIAIIGGLATSGILTISTVKLVIFCIPTMILGSLVGQYVHKRISVKVFRLMVFLLLIASGAMLIKGATGISAASALLPAFGLLAVLQLAFGRKVAAIRAAEEAR; from the coding sequence ATGGACTTCTTTAGCTTGTTCACACCTGATGGCGTGATGCTGGAAACCGGCGCGGTGCTGATTGTGGTGGCGGTGATGTTTCTTTACACCTTCGTCGGGATTTGCGCGGGGTTTGGCGGCGGGCTGACCGCCATGCCGCTGATCACCATGGTGCTGCCGTTAAAAATGGCGGCGCCGATGTCGGTGATGGTCGGCACGGCGACGGCGCTGTACGCCACCTGGCTGTCGCGCAAGGAAACCGACTGGAAATCGGCGCTGGTGTTGATTGTGTTCTCTCTGGCGGGGATCCCGGTGGGGCTGTATGCGCTGTCGTTTCTGCCCGATCACATTATGAAGATTGGACTCGGCGCTTTTATCATTCTCTATTCGTTCTACAGCCTGTTTATTCCGCGTCTGCCGGTGTACGACAAACGCTGGATTGCCGCCCCTATGGGCGCCATCGCCGGAGCGCTGGGGGCGGCCTTTTCCACCAACGGGCCGCCGGTAGTGATGTACGGGATGCTGCGTAATCTGGCCCCCGCCGCCTTTCGCGGTACGCTGAACGCCTTTTTTACGGCGAACAATATCGCGATTATTGGCGGGCTGGCCACCAGCGGTATTCTGACCATTTCCACCGTCAAGCTGGTGATTTTCTGTATTCCGACCATGATCCTCGGCTCGCTGGTCGGCCAGTACGTTCACAAGCGGATTTCGGTGAAAGTGTTTCGCCTGATGGTGTTTTTGCTGCTGATTGCCTCAGGGGCGATGCTGATAAAAGGGGCAACCGGGATCTCTGCCGCAAGCGCCCTGCTTCCGGCGTTTGGGCTGCTGGCGGTTCTGCAACTGGCATTTGGGCGGAAAGTCGCGGCGATACGCGCGGCGGAGGAGGCGCGGTAG
- a CDS encoding SDR family NAD(P)-dependent oxidoreductase — MHSEINVIYKSLHNKVVAITGGASGIGEEYVRAFVNQGARVAFLDYDARAGEKLAAEMGCLFLFCDVTDINQLKACFTQIIEQLGDIDILINNAGSDDHHTIDDLTEDYFNNRINVNMRHHLFAIQAVIPGMARKGSGSIINMGSINWMRGRPGRVCYSLSKAAIHGFTRTLAQELGPRGIRVNSLVPGAIRTAKQDAMWAKLDPAAVNQFIELQALKFRLDGTHCARLALFLASDESCGCTGQDFIVDAGLSLN; from the coding sequence ATGCACAGCGAAATCAACGTCATTTATAAAAGTCTGCACAATAAAGTCGTGGCCATTACCGGCGGCGCCAGCGGCATTGGCGAAGAATATGTCCGCGCCTTTGTGAATCAGGGCGCGCGGGTGGCCTTTCTGGATTATGACGCCCGGGCCGGTGAGAAACTGGCTGCGGAAATGGGATGTCTGTTTTTATTTTGCGACGTCACGGATATTAATCAGCTTAAAGCCTGTTTTACGCAGATTATCGAACAGCTGGGCGATATTGATATTCTGATTAATAACGCAGGCAGCGACGATCACCATACTATTGATGATCTGACGGAAGACTATTTTAATAACCGTATTAACGTCAATATGCGTCACCACCTGTTCGCCATTCAGGCGGTTATTCCCGGCATGGCGCGCAAAGGCAGCGGCAGCATTATCAATATGGGCTCGATTAACTGGATGCGCGGGCGTCCGGGACGGGTGTGCTATTCCCTGTCGAAAGCGGCGATTCACGGCTTTACCCGCACGCTGGCGCAGGAGCTGGGGCCGCGTGGGATCCGGGTGAACAGCCTGGTGCCGGGGGCGATCCGCACTGCCAAACAGGACGCGATGTGGGCGAAACTCGATCCGGCGGCGGTAAATCAGTTTATCGAACTCCAGGCGCTGAAATTCCGTCTCGACGGCACGCACTGCGCGCGGCTGGCGCTGTTTCTGGCGTCCGATGAATCCTGCGGCTGCACCGGGCAGGACTTTATCGTCGATGCGGGCTTGTCGCTGAATTAA
- a CDS encoding NAD(P)-dependent oxidoreductase, translated as MKTIGFIGLGLMGEAMSKNIVTKFTGTVLVFDINQDAINRLVLQGAQAAISVADIAQRADVIISMVPRSEHVRDIYQQMLPYLHDGQITIDMSTIDPSVSVAISRQVNHTGAIMLDAPVVKSVPAAQKGELGIYIGGDKAAWEKVSPILAMMGNHQIHMGGNGRGLVMKIVHNLLVAGIQNSVNEMLTVADHYGIDKADFHKAISFGGATNWYLDSKINSLIAEDFRTAFSLQNMAKDVNIMKSLLTEAGLFLPGVNVVKNVYDQGMENGLGGEDFSATWKVVKHSARK; from the coding sequence ATGAAAACCATTGGTTTTATCGGGCTTGGCCTGATGGGCGAAGCCATGTCCAAAAATATTGTCACCAAATTTACCGGTACGGTTCTGGTCTTCGATATTAATCAGGACGCCATTAACCGGCTGGTATTACAGGGCGCGCAGGCGGCTATTTCCGTGGCGGATATTGCGCAGCGTGCCGACGTTATTATCAGCATGGTGCCCCGCTCTGAACATGTGCGCGATATTTATCAGCAAATGCTGCCGTATTTACATGACGGGCAAATCACCATTGATATGTCGACTATCGATCCCTCCGTGTCGGTAGCCATTTCCCGCCAGGTGAATCATACCGGCGCAATCATGCTCGACGCGCCGGTGGTGAAATCGGTGCCTGCCGCGCAGAAGGGCGAGCTGGGTATTTATATCGGCGGTGATAAAGCAGCATGGGAAAAGGTGTCGCCGATCCTCGCGATGATGGGTAATCACCAGATCCATATGGGCGGGAATGGCCGCGGCCTGGTGATGAAAATCGTGCATAACCTGCTGGTGGCGGGCATTCAGAACAGCGTCAATGAGATGCTGACCGTGGCGGATCATTACGGCATCGATAAAGCGGATTTTCATAAAGCCATCTCGTTTGGCGGCGCCACCAACTGGTATCTCGACAGCAAAATTAACAGCCTGATCGCCGAAGATTTCCGCACCGCCTTCTCTCTGCAAAATATGGCCAAAGACGTCAACATCATGAAATCGCTGCTGACAGAAGCCGGGTTATTTCTGCCGGGCGTGAATGTGGTGAAAAACGTGTATGACCAGGGAATGGAAAACGGCCTGGGTGGCGAAGATTTTTCTGCCACCTGGAAAGTCGTTAAGCACAGCGCCAGAAAATAA
- a CDS encoding SMP-30/gluconolactonase/LRE family protein, whose product MEQPRVLFDYHGELPECPTWDADRQTLYWTDILRQEIHHYQPHSGKHGVMHFAEEVGCFALRKRGGLIVAMRSAIWLTDGEGRLTQKVCDNPNNPQLARFNDGGTDGQGRFYAGTYWGPRDYNGALLCRVDADLKTTVLQSDILGANGLAFSPDGRWMYTSDTPNHVIYRTPLDAHGQPGQRQIWKTFPRGNGRPDGAAIDAEGCYWSALFDGWRIARFSPQGEVLAEIRLPVRCPTMVCFGGSDMKTLFITTTRENMSAEEINAHPLSGAIFSLRVTVPGIQKLKFNEN is encoded by the coding sequence ATGGAACAACCCCGCGTACTCTTTGACTATCACGGCGAGCTGCCGGAATGCCCGACCTGGGATGCCGACCGCCAGACGCTCTACTGGACCGATATTTTGCGCCAGGAAATTCATCACTATCAGCCGCACAGCGGCAAGCACGGCGTGATGCACTTTGCCGAAGAAGTGGGCTGCTTTGCCCTGCGCAAGCGCGGCGGTCTGATCGTCGCCATGCGTTCTGCCATCTGGCTGACCGATGGCGAAGGCAGGCTGACGCAGAAAGTGTGCGATAACCCGAATAACCCCCAGCTGGCGCGCTTTAATGATGGCGGCACCGACGGCCAGGGACGCTTTTATGCCGGAACCTACTGGGGGCCGCGGGATTACAACGGCGCGCTGCTGTGCCGTGTAGACGCCGACCTGAAAACCACGGTGTTACAGTCCGACATTCTGGGCGCGAACGGGCTGGCGTTTTCCCCGGATGGCCGGTGGATGTACACCAGCGACACGCCGAATCATGTGATTTATCGCACACCGCTGGATGCGCACGGCCAGCCCGGTCAGCGGCAGATCTGGAAAACCTTCCCGCGCGGCAATGGCAGACCGGACGGCGCGGCCATCGACGCTGAAGGCTGCTACTGGAGCGCGCTGTTTGACGGCTGGCGTATTGCGCGCTTTTCACCGCAGGGCGAGGTGCTGGCGGAAATCCGGCTGCCGGTGCGCTGCCCGACCATGGTCTGCTTCGGCGGCAGTGACATGAAAACCTTATTTATTACCACCACCCGGGAAAATATGTCCGCAGAAGAAATTAACGCTCACCCGCTGTCAGGTGCGATATTTTCCCTGCGCGTTACTGTCCCCGGCATTCAGAAATTAAAATTTAACGAGAACTGA
- a CDS encoding aldose 1-epimerase, producing the protein MTRLIEGKYGDMHIAVAPELGGALAWLRWRGHNILRPLDPRGAQRANMCGSYPLIPWSNRIADGRFAFDGQPFQVTRNVPDNPHALHGIGWQQIWEVIYASETQIDLAFTCPASVRWPWPWRASQRFALTENDLSVSLTYHNLADQAVPAGLGFHPFFADAARSEVMFHAAHVWLNDENSLPDEEVAVPPAWDYTRFKTPLAGSVDNCFTDWNGEAIVCWPQRGIRATLHSNTPNLVFFIPGDGRNVVAMEPVSHINDAINRFPAGSNVQAMDRIAPGGELSLSMTIRMSDDGTTPRTL; encoded by the coding sequence ATGACCCGGCTTATTGAAGGTAAATACGGCGATATGCATATCGCCGTCGCGCCGGAGTTGGGCGGTGCGCTTGCCTGGCTGCGCTGGCGCGGGCACAACATTCTGCGCCCTCTCGATCCGCGGGGCGCACAGCGCGCCAATATGTGCGGCAGTTATCCGCTGATCCCCTGGTCGAACCGCATTGCCGACGGGCGCTTCGCCTTTGACGGCCAGCCTTTTCAGGTGACGCGCAACGTGCCGGATAATCCGCACGCGCTGCACGGCATCGGCTGGCAGCAAATCTGGGAGGTGATCTACGCGAGTGAAACGCAGATTGATCTTGCGTTTACCTGCCCGGCCTCTGTCCGCTGGCCATGGCCGTGGCGGGCCAGCCAGCGTTTTGCACTGACCGAAAATGACCTCAGCGTGTCGCTGACGTATCACAACCTCGCGGATCAGGCTGTGCCCGCCGGGCTGGGCTTTCACCCGTTTTTTGCCGACGCCGCCCGCAGCGAGGTCATGTTTCACGCCGCCCACGTCTGGCTGAACGATGAAAACAGCCTGCCGGATGAGGAAGTCGCCGTGCCGCCCGCGTGGGACTACACGCGCTTTAAAACGCCGCTCGCCGGCTCGGTAGACAACTGTTTTACCGACTGGAACGGCGAAGCGATCGTGTGCTGGCCGCAGCGCGGCATCCGCGCCACCTTGCACAGCAACACGCCGAATCTGGTGTTTTTTATTCCCGGCGACGGGCGCAACGTGGTGGCGATGGAACCCGTCAGCCATATCAACGACGCCATTAACCGCTTCCCGGCAGGCAGCAACGTCCAGGCAATGGATCGCATCGCGCCCGGCGGCGAGCTGTCGCTCAGCATGACAATAAGGATGTCAGACGATGGAACAACCCCGCGTACTCTTTGA
- a CDS encoding HpcH/HpaI aldolase family protein has translation MNPFKHALLSGQRLLGTWMMTGSDTVAEAMATVGFDFLVLDQEHVAVDTLDAIRIDRAIRSISATTTPLYRLAGNEVVLIKRALDGSAMSLMIPFINTAEEAQQAVVAAYYPPYGKRGFAAMHRASGWGGNAQFVQEARDELCLILQLETPEAIASIDAIAQVDGITGFFIGPGDLSAAMGQPGNPSHPEVQLMIKRGLEVCQRLGKPCGIVGGNPQLVNKYQQMGFNFVALASDMSFMLARAKEQLAAIRGEQLTIRGGEVY, from the coding sequence ATGAACCCTTTTAAACACGCCCTGCTTTCAGGCCAGCGCCTGCTCGGCACCTGGATGATGACCGGCAGCGATACCGTCGCCGAAGCAATGGCGACGGTCGGATTCGATTTTCTGGTGCTGGATCAGGAACATGTCGCCGTCGATACGCTGGACGCCATACGCATTGATCGGGCGATCCGCAGCATCAGCGCCACCACCACGCCGCTTTACCGCCTCGCGGGAAACGAGGTGGTGCTTATTAAACGCGCGCTCGACGGCAGCGCGATGTCGCTGATGATCCCTTTTATCAACACCGCGGAAGAGGCGCAGCAGGCGGTGGTCGCCGCTTATTACCCACCGTATGGCAAACGCGGCTTTGCCGCCATGCACCGCGCCTCTGGTTGGGGCGGGAATGCGCAGTTTGTGCAGGAGGCGCGGGACGAACTGTGCCTGATCCTGCAACTGGAGACGCCGGAAGCCATCGCCAGTATCGATGCCATCGCTCAGGTGGACGGCATTACCGGCTTCTTTATCGGGCCGGGCGATTTGTCAGCGGCGATGGGGCAGCCGGGCAACCCGTCGCACCCGGAGGTGCAGCTGATGATCAAGCGCGGGCTGGAGGTCTGTCAGCGCCTCGGCAAACCCTGCGGCATCGTCGGTGGCAATCCGCAACTGGTGAATAAGTACCAGCAGATGGGCTTTAACTTTGTGGCGCTGGCCTCGGACATGAGCTTTATGCTGGCGCGCGCGAAAGAGCAGCTGGCGGCCATTCGCGGAGAACAGCTCACCATTCGCGGCGGGGAGGTGTACTGA
- the araD gene encoding L-arabinonate dehydratase, with translation MMFNTDRLPRREIGELRSQRWYAPDTIRAFAHRQRTQQMGFGRDEFLGKPVIGIINTWSDMSACHAHLRERAEAVKRGVWAAGGFPVELPALSMGEVMVKPTTMLYRNFLAMETEELLRQHPIDGVVLLGGCDKSTPALLMGALSMDLPLIFCPAGPMTTGKWRGQTTGAGTHTKKYWDQLRLGAITQHDWVELEGAMTRSIGTCNTMGTASTMTSIADAMGFTLPGASSIPAADSRHPQMAAQCGQAIVDMVWYDHKPSHWLTKKNFLNGIVTYMALGGSTNAAIHLIAMANRAAIPLTLADMEAIARRVPVLANLFPSGKYLMEDFFFAGGLLAQLKKLTGFLHLDARGVTNRPVSAWIEQAHCYDDDVIRDLQNPVIPLSQGCALTVLRGNLCPDGAVMKSSAASPQLRKHTGPALVFDSHQALSDQIDDPDLAVTKDTVIILRNAGPVGAPGMPEWGNLPIPKKLLREGVTDMVRISDARMSGTHYGTCILHVAPEAAVGGPLALVQTGDRVTLDIEAGTLNMLVDDDEIARRRAALTPQHTVFARSWAALYQQHVTQANEGCDFDFLQSGGDVPEPPIF, from the coding sequence ATGATGTTCAACACAGATCGCTTACCACGCCGTGAGATCGGTGAACTCCGCAGCCAGCGCTGGTACGCCCCCGATACCATCCGGGCGTTTGCCCACCGCCAGCGCACACAACAAATGGGATTTGGCCGGGACGAGTTTCTCGGTAAGCCGGTCATCGGCATTATCAATACCTGGAGCGACATGAGCGCCTGCCATGCGCATTTACGCGAGCGGGCTGAAGCCGTGAAGCGCGGCGTCTGGGCGGCGGGCGGTTTTCCGGTGGAGCTGCCTGCGCTGTCGATGGGCGAAGTGATGGTGAAACCCACCACCATGCTGTACCGCAATTTCCTGGCGATGGAAACGGAAGAGCTGCTGCGCCAGCATCCGATCGACGGCGTGGTGCTGCTCGGCGGCTGCGATAAATCCACCCCCGCGCTGCTGATGGGCGCGCTGTCGATGGATTTGCCGCTGATCTTCTGCCCCGCCGGGCCGATGACCACCGGCAAATGGCGCGGCCAGACCACAGGCGCGGGAACGCACACCAAAAAATACTGGGATCAGCTGCGCCTCGGCGCCATTACGCAGCATGACTGGGTGGAGCTGGAAGGGGCGATGACGCGCTCCATCGGCACCTGCAACACCATGGGCACCGCGTCAACCATGACCTCCATTGCCGATGCCATGGGTTTTACGCTGCCGGGTGCCAGTTCCATTCCGGCGGCGGACAGCCGTCATCCGCAAATGGCGGCGCAGTGCGGCCAGGCCATTGTCGATATGGTGTGGTACGACCATAAACCGTCCCACTGGCTGACGAAAAAGAATTTCCTGAACGGCATCGTCACCTATATGGCGCTGGGCGGCTCCACCAATGCGGCGATCCACCTCATTGCCATGGCGAACCGTGCCGCTATTCCGCTGACGCTCGCCGATATGGAAGCCATCGCCCGCCGGGTGCCGGTGCTCGCCAACCTGTTCCCGTCGGGAAAATACCTGATGGAGGATTTTTTCTTCGCGGGCGGCCTGCTGGCGCAGCTGAAAAAGCTCACCGGTTTCTTGCATCTGGATGCGCGGGGCGTCACCAACCGGCCGGTCAGCGCGTGGATCGAACAGGCGCACTGCTATGACGACGACGTGATCCGCGATCTGCAAAATCCGGTCATTCCGCTGTCACAGGGCTGCGCACTGACGGTGCTGCGCGGCAATTTATGCCCGGATGGCGCGGTGATGAAATCCTCCGCCGCCAGCCCGCAGCTGCGCAAACACACCGGTCCTGCGCTGGTGTTCGACAGCCATCAGGCGCTGTCGGATCAGATTGACGACCCCGATCTGGCGGTCACTAAAGATACGGTGATTATCCTGCGCAATGCCGGGCCGGTGGGCGCGCCGGGCATGCCCGAGTGGGGCAACCTGCCGATCCCCAAAAAACTGCTACGCGAGGGCGTGACCGACATGGTGCGTATTTCCGATGCGCGGATGTCCGGCACCCATTACGGCACCTGCATTCTGCACGTCGCGCCGGAAGCGGCGGTCGGCGGGCCGCTGGCACTGGTGCAAACCGGCGATCGGGTGACGCTCGATATTGAGGCGGGCACGCTCAATATGCTGGTGGACGACGACGAAATAGCCCGCCGCCGCGCGGCACTTACCCCGCAGCACACTGTTTTTGCGCGCTCCTGGGCGGCGCTATACCAACAGCACGTTACCCAGGCGAATGAAGGCTGCGATTTTGATTTTCTGCAATCCGGCGGCGATGTCCCTGAACCGCCCATTTTTTAA
- a CDS encoding solute:sodium symporter family transporter, whose amino-acid sequence MQMLFSVASFLLFLIFVALYSYRKTKGISEAGVDGFFLAGRGLSGYFIAGSLLLSNLSAEQLVGLNGNAYRFDISGMAWESTAAVATIIMALFFLPRFLRRGLTTLPQFLETRFDQTTRRMVSIMLLVGYAVMANPCSLYLGALTMNEIFDFQSFFHLPAWSAIGLLALAMGAIGGLYATLGGLKAVAISDTISGVILLIAALLIPVLGLFALGDGAFISGATRLLNHPAQLNAIGSETASVPFSTVFTGMLCANMFYWCTNQMIIQRTLGASSLAESQKGVLLAGSIKLLVPLVMVLPGLIAFNLFGPVFSNADYAYPALVKALLPWWLTGMFTAAIFGTVISHFNSIINASATLFVIDLYGPLTGCQDEAKLVRVGKIASLAFSLVSIVLAPLLLHTPNGIFDLMRRFTGFYNIPIITLVLAGFLTRNVPARAAKTVLIFHIVVYAIYTFSGVQKFIPLHYIHVMGLLFVIELAILLLMGYLWPARWEEPEAAPARIPMEKWRYAIPASVIMMAVLISIFMTLSPLGLAAETGIPDSFVWWLTAVWAGALLLMRLLTRNKKTGVECARDHAKS is encoded by the coding sequence ATGCAGATGCTATTTTCTGTCGCGTCGTTTTTACTTTTCTTAATTTTCGTAGCGCTATACTCATACCGCAAAACCAAAGGCATTTCAGAAGCGGGTGTGGACGGCTTTTTTCTCGCCGGGCGGGGGTTGTCGGGGTATTTCATTGCCGGATCGCTGCTGCTGTCTAATTTGTCGGCGGAGCAACTGGTGGGGCTGAACGGCAATGCGTATCGCTTTGATATCAGCGGCATGGCCTGGGAAAGCACCGCTGCCGTGGCGACCATCATCATGGCGCTGTTTTTTCTGCCGCGCTTTTTGCGTCGCGGACTGACCACGCTGCCGCAATTTCTGGAAACGCGCTTTGATCAGACGACCCGGCGGATGGTGAGCATTATGCTGCTGGTGGGCTATGCGGTGATGGCGAACCCGTGCAGCCTCTATCTGGGGGCGCTCACCATGAACGAAATCTTTGATTTTCAGTCATTCTTTCATCTGCCCGCCTGGAGCGCCATTGGCCTGCTGGCACTGGCGATGGGGGCAATTGGCGGGCTGTACGCCACCCTGGGCGGCCTGAAAGCGGTGGCCATCTCCGACACTATCAGCGGTGTGATTTTGCTGATCGCCGCGCTGCTGATCCCCGTACTGGGGCTGTTCGCGCTGGGCGACGGCGCTTTTATCAGCGGGGCAACGCGCCTGCTGAACCATCCGGCGCAGCTGAACGCCATCGGCAGTGAAACCGCGTCCGTGCCGTTTAGTACGGTATTTACCGGGATGCTGTGCGCCAATATGTTCTACTGGTGTACTAATCAGATGATCATTCAGCGCACGCTGGGCGCGTCGTCACTGGCCGAAAGTCAGAAGGGGGTGCTGCTGGCGGGCAGTATCAAACTGCTGGTGCCGCTGGTGATGGTGCTGCCGGGGCTGATCGCCTTCAATCTGTTTGGCCCGGTGTTCAGCAATGCGGATTATGCGTATCCGGCGCTGGTCAAAGCGCTGCTGCCATGGTGGCTGACGGGCATGTTCACCGCCGCCATTTTCGGCACGGTGATCAGCCATTTCAATTCGATTATTAACGCCAGCGCCACGCTGTTTGTTATCGATCTCTATGGCCCCCTCACCGGCTGTCAGGACGAGGCAAAACTGGTGCGGGTGGGGAAAATCGCCTCGCTGGCGTTTTCGCTGGTGTCTATTGTGCTGGCCCCGTTGCTGCTGCATACGCCGAACGGCATCTTTGATTTGATGCGCCGCTTTACCGGCTTTTATAACATCCCGATCATCACTCTGGTGCTGGCGGGATTTTTAACGCGCAACGTACCGGCGCGAGCGGCAAAAACAGTGCTGATTTTTCATATTGTTGTTTATGCGATCTATACCTTCAGCGGGGTGCAAAAATTTATTCCGCTGCACTATATCCACGTGATGGGACTGCTGTTCGTTATTGAACTGGCGATCCTGTTGCTGATGGGATATCTGTGGCCTGCGCGCTGGGAGGAGCCGGAGGCGGCGCCCGCCAGAATACCAATGGAAAAATGGCGTTATGCCATCCCGGCAAGTGTTATCATGATGGCCGTTTTAATCAGCATATTTATGACCTTATCCCCGCTCGGTCTTGCCGCGGAAACGGGGATCCCTGACAGTTTCGTCTGGTGGCTTACGGCTGTCTGGGCCGGGGCGTTGCTGCTGATGCGGCTGTTAACGCGAAATAAGAAGACGGGAGTGGAATGCGCCAGAGATCACGCCAAATCGTAA